The Primulina tabacum isolate GXHZ01 chromosome 10, ASM2559414v2, whole genome shotgun sequence region gttaaatttttttctttaattaaattttatgatCTTAAAATAAATTGTCGATAAAAGAGCTATTGGGGCTATTCACTCAATCGCActtttgttttcaaataaattactGACGTTGATGTCATCATTGTTCGTTTGAGTGAAGtgacatacacatgagatctgATTCGAACCgcgaaaaaaatatttccaataaataaataaataaaaaccctCCCTTTATATAAATGTCACACGCTCATGTACAACACTGGCAACTTCTACATTAATGGCTAATTACAGAATGGATTCGTCGGAAGATGAAGCATTATTCCGATCCTATCCTTATGCACTCTACTTCGTTCAAAGCCCGTCAAATGTTTCCCATACCAACACCAACAACAATAACAACGACGAATTGTTTACGTATCATGATCACCAATCTCCACTTCAATCTGATCATCGAAACTTGTTGATCAACATCAACCCGGTTTACTCGTCGTCTAGAGCATCCACCAACTCGTTTCTTCACGACAAGGAAAAGAATTCTGACGAACAAACACATAAAAACCGTGGTCGAATAGTATTGAAAAATGGGTTCGATGACCATCATGATGATGATGAGCTTTTTGGCGATCCGAGGGAGAGAGGGTGGcagaaatatttttcattgaggTATTCGGATGCTTGGTGGTGGATTTGTGTGCAGTTGGCTTGGAGGTTTTTGGTGAGTTTGATGATTGCGTTGATCGTTTTCTATGTTGCTGCTAAGCCACCAACACCTCGAGTGTTCGTCAAGGTATAATATACATATATGCACATtatattttcctttattttctaaaaacatttgaaaattttaatttttttaatcgaAAATGCTGAtgaattttagattttttttttttttttggaataaatTTGTCGAGAAGAATCGCAAGTTGCGATTTAAgtagaatttaaaatacaaattatgGGTCAGATTGAAGCCCAATGTATAAAGGCCCAAGACAAATTATGACATATTAGGCCTCAATCCTATTCCGACTTTTAGGTCTCTGAAATGGTGTTTCTATTCATAGCCCAATAACACGACTCCTAAAAAGAACTCTCTTTTCAgctgaaaaaagaaaataaagaagagAAATTCTCGAAGAAGAATGAAATCGAAGTCGAAAAGCCATACTTTATGTTTTTTTTGACATTTCAGATAATTCTTAAAGAAAGATATGAAGTGATCACAATTATTAggttaagagtaggtctcttatgagactgtttcatgaatctttatctgtgagacgggtcaaccctagcgatattcaaaataaaaaataatattcttagcataaaaagtaatatttttcatggatgatccaaataagagatccgtctcacaaaatacgacacataacaccgtctcatacaagtttttacctTAGGTTAATTGTACGTTACAAATGGAGAATACAATTCATTGCATAACCACTCACATAAAGCTTAATATTCAATCTCTCCCCCTcactcactcacacacacacacacacacaatataATAAAGTATGAttgaatataaatatttttttccaacttaattatgttttattttcataaaattagtGTGTTTGAGAGATTAAATTAATAACTAATCGTTTACAAGATTTAAGTTAAAACCagtgaatttaataatttttttgttaattgagTTTAGTACTTATgactaa contains the following coding sequences:
- the LOC142505573 gene encoding uncharacterized protein LOC142505573, with the protein product MANYRMDSSEDEALFRSYPYALYFVQSPSNVSHTNTNNNNNDELFTYHDHQSPLQSDHRNLLININPVYSSSRASTNSFLHDKEKNSDEQTHKNRGRIVLKNGFDDHHDDDELFGDPRERGWQKYFSLRYSDAWWWICVQLAWRFLVSLMIALIVFYVAAKPPTPRVFVKMGGIHQFKLGEGVDATGVTTKILSCNASMDLTIENKSRIFGLHIHSPITKMFFGHFPFAMSQGAEMYAGSDDSTVFKLYVGTVNKAMYGGGRSMQDLLESGNGLPITIKLSFVSSFNVIWGLFEPKFHREAQCLVLIDNSYDKKNRTQKFSSTCTVTP